DNA from Geobacter sulfurreducens PCA:
GTATTTTGCCAGAAGGGTGAAGACGAGCTTCTGCCGGTCCAGGAATGCGGGCCGGGGCATCAGCTCCAGGGACAGATTGAGGGGCGAGTTCCCCATGGGAGCCATGAGGGGCATGGTGCCGCTCAGGCGGACGTAGACGTCCTCTCCCTGGAGGGAGAAGCTGTCGATGGTTGCCCTGCCGCCGGCTACCCTGACCATGCCGCGCACCGTTTCGTACACGGCGTCCGGCAGAGGAACACCGCTGATCGTTGCTCCGCGGATGTGCGCTCCCTTCACCGCCAGTTTCACTTCGCCCCCTTTGGATCGCCCCGTGCCGGCAAGGGTGGCGTCAGCTGTCATCACTCCTTTGATATCGGCGTCGGTGGCGGTCCGGAAAAAGGGGATGTCCTCCAGGCGAACGTCACGTGCGGAGAAAACCCCCGTGCCGGCCCGGGGCCGGAAGGTGCCGTCGAACTGTCCCGCGCCGATAGAGCCGTCCACGTCAACGGAGACTTTTCCCGCCAAAAGCGGCAGGAGTTCGAGTCGCGTCCGGACAGTGTCCAACCGCAGGAGCGGCCCCCGGTTGTCGGCAATGGTAACACCCCGGGCGGAAACGCCCAGCGGAAACGCCTTGCCGAAGTCGGACGCGCTGAAGTCGTAACCCTGCCGGGCAAACCAGCGGACGGTCAGCTGTTCCAGTTCCCGCGAGGGGACCAGAAGAAGGGTGAAGATTAGGATGAGGAGCAGGCCGGCGATGATGCCGGCGCCCCAGGCGAGCCAGCGCTGTGCCGTCATCGCGCCCCCTGAGGTGCGCCGCGCAGCAGTGCCACGGTAAGAGTCAGGTCGAGTTTTGACGGGTCGTCGAAGCGGGTGCGCAGCAATGCTTTTCTGATAATGGCGGGGCGTTGGCCCTTCTCGATGCGGTGAAGGAGATTGACGGCTTCATTTGCCGTGAGACTGTCAATTTTGATGTCGGCTGCTTCCTCGGTAAAACCGTTTTTCAGTTCGGTTTTGAGAGGGGTGATGCGAAGCGATTTGCCGCGGATGCCGGTTTCTTCCACGAGCTTTGCGGGCGAATCGTCTGCGCGGACCGCGGCCAGCCTGTTTGCAAGGCGCATGGATGTGCTGCGGGCCTCCTGGTAGCGCCCCTTCAGGCGGAGCATTTCCACCAGGTCCGCTTCACGTCGTTGCCGCTTGTTCTCCAGAAGGCCGATCCGGTTGTACACGAAGGAAAAAATCACGGCGAGGGCGAGGATGGCTATGACCCCGTAGCCCCAGCGCAAGCGGGTGGGGCGATCCATGTCGTTCCATGTGTCGCGGATTCTGTTAAGCGCACTCATTTCGCCACCTCGCTGATGGTCCCCCTGAGGGAGAACGTGACGGACCCGTCCGGTTTTGCCGTGATCTGTCCCACCTCTGCTCCGGCCAGGACGCCGGCAAGTCGGTCGCGGTACTGGCTGACTGCCTGGCTGGAGCGGGCGTCTCCCTTGAGGCGCACTGCCGTGCCGTCGATCTCCACTTCGAAAAGGCCGGTCACGTCGTCGCCTTTGGCCTTTGCCAATCCCCGCAGGGTATTCAGGATGTGGCTCCCTGCGCCTGCCGCGCCGAGTCTGCGGATCTCAGCCTTCAGTTCACCCAATTCGTCAACACTCTTCTTCCGTCCGGGGAAAACCTCCCGATAGAGGGCGGCAATGGACGCGTCCACCGATGCCAGGTCCCGCTTCACCATGGTATAGCGGATGCCGGCGTCGGCGGCAAGGAGCAGAAGCAGAAGCACTGTCAGGATCGCGGGGATGCGGAGTTGACGCTTGAGTTGCTCACGTCCTCTGGTCCAGGCGAGTTCGCCTGCGCGAAAGGTTCCGATCCGCCCGGTCTGGAGCGCACGCGCCAACGCCCATGCGCCGGCACTTTCCCGAGCGGCCGCCTCATCCCCGCCGAAGGCGGCTGCTAGGCTGTCGGTTACGGGCAGCGCCAGCATGGGTGCTCCCGCTGCTTCCGCAGTCGCGTTGCCCACGGGAGAGCCGTGCCGGAAGAGCCGTTCAATCCGTACCTGCCTGGCCATTTCCAGCGCCGCCAGGGTGCGGGATAGTTCCCCCTCGTCCCTGCCAAGAGCCCTGAAAAAGAGGGGCTTGCCGTTCCCGTACACCGCCAGTGCCGTGCCGTCGGTGACGGCCAGGGTCGCTTCGGCTGCGTCGGAAGAGAGAAGTTCCTCCCAGTGGATGGGGGCGGTTGTTACCACCTCGGGGTCTATTCCCGCCTCGGTGCATGCCTGGACAAGGTGGGCAATCTCCCGCTTGCGCGCCCAGAGCGCCAGCACCTTCCCCTCGGCGGCCAGGGGCAGACCGTCGAAGACCAGATCCTCATTCTCCAGGGCGGTTTCTCCCTTCAGCTCCAGGGGAAGGAGCAGGCGGATCTTGGCCCGCTCATGGATCGGCAGATCGATTTCCCGGCTGAAGAGCCGGCCCAGCGGGATGGCGAGTACCGGCCGGCAGTCGTCGTCGGATGAGGCAAGTTCCCGGAGCGCCGCGGTCAGATCGGCCTCCGAAGCGGCAGGGCGGCTTTCGCGCCCTTGGAACACCAGTTCACCCGCCCGGGTGAAGAAACGGCTTGCCACCAGGTCCGTGCCGGTCCATTCGAGAATCAGATAAGTCATCAGTACTCTCTCCAGTAGAGATAGCGGGGCTGGGTTCCGTCAAGGTTCACCACTGCTTCCACAAGTCTGGTCACGTCGCCCACCGCTGCCCGGGAAACGAGACGATAGGTGCTTCCCCGAGCGCCGGCAAAGCCGGACAGTTTCCCGGCGATTGTCTCCATGCCGGGAATCTCGGATAATTCCCCAACGCTTTTGAATGGCTTTATGCGGCGCCGTTGCATGATGTCCCGGGCGATTCCTTCGCTGATGCCCTCGTCAAGTGCCATGAGCACCTGCAGGGGAGCGGTGTTCACGTTGATGGCCCCCCCGTCGACGAAGACCGTGGCAAAGGGACGGAGCCGCTCCAGGACGGCGGGTTCCACTCCCCGGACGAGCCCCAGTTCGCCGAAGGTGGCAAAGGGGGCGTTGCGGGGGGCATAGGGGGCGCTCAGTGACTGGTAGTAGGCAGATTCTCCGCCGTCGGGCCGCGGCTCGTCATTGGCGTCCAGCCAATCGGCCAGCGAGTCGTGAAGCGCTGTCGGCAGCTTGAGAGCGGTCAGCAGCCGGCGTTCCGCAGGGCCGTAAAATACATGTTCGTCACCGTTGGGAAGGGTGACGGCATTCAGGTTGAGCTTGCCGTCCTCTTCCTCAATGGTGATGCTCACCCGTCCCTTTTCATCTTCAAATTGAACGGGATCAGCAAGGAGCTGCTGCAGCCCCTGGTCATTGCCGGAGGTGCGAAGGTTCCGCAGCAGCGAAATCCCGCCGGTTACCCCTCCCTCGGCCATGAGGCTTGCCTGCTGCAGGTTCACGAAGTTGCGGTGGAGCGACGTGTCCACATAAACCCCATGGATGAACTCGGTGGTCACTGCGATGAGGAGGGCAGTCACCACGAGGGTCAGGATGAGGGCGAAGCCCCGCTCGGACTCCGATCGTCTCACGACTGCCGCCCCTTGGGCCGGGCAAGGGTAGTGAATTCCACCGTCTGGTCGCCCTGCCGGACCCGGATGGTTATCCTGACCCGCTCCGGAAGACGTGGGACCAGCTCCGTGTTCCAGGTCTTCACCCATTTGCCGGCATCGTAGCACTCCACGAGAAACCCTTCGATTGCCTCCATCTGCGGATAAGGCATCGGCTTCACACTCCCGAAGAGTTCAGTTGACTCGCGGGTGAGAGAGAGCGTGCTGTCTGTCTCCTTTACTGCATAACGGATCTTCTCCAGGTCGGACGCTGGAAGGTCGCCGGCCCGGGGCGGAGCTACGGCCGCAAACTCCAGACTCGATGCGGGCTTCCCGAAGATGTCCCGGTCCTCGACCACGAACCGCAGACGCACGTCGTTTCCCCTGAAAAATGCGCCGTCGATTTCACGCCGGAGGAGATCCAGGGTGCCGCGCAATTCCCGGCGTTCCTCGGCCCCCTCGTCGGTGCGTTCCTTAGCTCGCACCACGGTGAAGTAACTGGAGTAGAGGGCTCCGGCCACCACTGCCAGCAGCAGCATTACCACCAGGGTTTCCAGGAGAGTGAACCCCCGTTGGCCGCCGGGGCTATTTCGCCACGTAGCGAACAAGGCTCACCGTCCTCCGTGCATTATCCCACGAGATGGCCACGGTTACCTTCCGGAATCCCGGAACCTGCGTTGCCGTGGATGTCATTACCCATGCATAGTCCGGTCGAACCGGTGCAAAGGTGCCGTTGCTCTTTTCGGGAATGTCCTGTCTGGTGTCGAGATCGTCGAGCATCTGGCGACCCAGCAGAACGGCCACCCCTTCATCCCGATCGCGGCCGGCGACCGCCAGATGGTTGTTGACCACTCCGATCACCGTGAACACCACCCCCGCAATGATGGCAACGGCAATCATTACTTCGAGCAGGGTAAACCCCCGTGCGCCGATGGTTCTCACAGGGGCTCCTCCCGGTACCCTTCCGCGACTTTCACCTTGCCGGAGGACGGGTAGGCCATGACCGTCATAACGGCGTCGCTTCCCTCTGCCTTGAGATGGAAGACGGTAAACTCTTCAAATCCTGCCGCACCTACGGTGACCACCACCTCGCCTGCAGCACGCTTGCCGACCCGAGGGGTGAAGGTGCTGGCTATGCTGATTCCCTCGGGCAGGAGGCGCCGCCGCAGGATCGGATCGTCCGGCTCTCCTTCCGTGCCGTCCGGCAGGATCGTTGTGATGGCGATGGCGCTTTCGCCGGGCACCAGCTTCATGCGGTAGGCGGTCTTTGCTGTGATGGCCCGATCCTGGATGAACCGCAAGGTGGCGGCGAACTCACGGGCTGCCCGATGAAGGTTCGCCGTGTCGCCGGGCGTGAGCCGTGGAAGGACCAGCGCCGCCGCCAGAGCCAGGATGGCTATCACCACCACCAGCTCCATAAGGGTGAACCCGTGGTTATTGCAGGTTCCAGCTCTCGATGTCGGCATTCTTCCCTTCGCCCCCCTTCACACCGTCGGCGCCGAAGGAGTAGAGATCGTAGTCGCCGTGCTCGCCGGGAGACAGGTAGACGAAATCGTTACCCCAAGGATCTTTGGGCACCTGCTTGCTCTCCAGGTACCCCTCGGAGCGGTAGTTTTTCGGGA
Protein-coding regions in this window:
- the gspL gene encoding type II secretion system protein GspL — translated: MTYLILEWTGTDLVASRFFTRAGELVFQGRESRPAASEADLTAALRELASSDDDCRPVLAIPLGRLFSREIDLPIHERAKIRLLLPLELKGETALENEDLVFDGLPLAAEGKVLALWARKREIAHLVQACTEAGIDPEVVTTAPIHWEELLSSDAAEATLAVTDGTALAVYGNGKPLFFRALGRDEGELSRTLAALEMARQVRIERLFRHGSPVGNATAEAAGAPMLALPVTDSLAAAFGGDEAAARESAGAWALARALQTGRIGTFRAGELAWTRGREQLKRQLRIPAILTVLLLLLLAADAGIRYTMVKRDLASVDASIAALYREVFPGRKKSVDELGELKAEIRRLGAAGAGSHILNTLRGLAKAKGDDVTGLFEVEIDGTAVRLKGDARSSQAVSQYRDRLAGVLAGAEVGQITAKPDGSVTFSLRGTISEVAK
- a CDS encoding type II secretion system protein GspJ — its product is MFATWRNSPGGQRGFTLLETLVVMLLLAVVAGALYSSYFTVVRAKERTDEGAEERRELRGTLDLLRREIDGAFFRGNDVRLRFVVEDRDIFGKPASSLEFAAVAPPRAGDLPASDLEKIRYAVKETDSTLSLTRESTELFGSVKPMPYPQMEAIEGFLVECYDAGKWVKTWNTELVPRLPERVRITIRVRQGDQTVEFTTLARPKGRQS
- a CDS encoding prepilin-type N-terminal cleavage/methylation domain-containing protein — protein: MPTSRAGTCNNHGFTLMELVVVIAILALAAALVLPRLTPGDTANLHRAAREFAATLRFIQDRAITAKTAYRMKLVPGESAIAITTILPDGTEGEPDDPILRRRLLPEGISIASTFTPRVGKRAAGEVVVTVGAAGFEEFTVFHLKAEGSDAVMTVMAYPSSGKVKVAEGYREEPL
- the gspK gene encoding type II secretion system minor pseudopilin GspK; amino-acid sequence: MRRSESERGFALILTLVVTALLIAVTTEFIHGVYVDTSLHRNFVNLQQASLMAEGGVTGGISLLRNLRTSGNDQGLQQLLADPVQFEDEKGRVSITIEEEDGKLNLNAVTLPNGDEHVFYGPAERRLLTALKLPTALHDSLADWLDANDEPRPDGGESAYYQSLSAPYAPRNAPFATFGELGLVRGVEPAVLERLRPFATVFVDGGAINVNTAPLQVLMALDEGISEGIARDIMQRRRIKPFKSVGELSEIPGMETIAGKLSGFAGARGSTYRLVSRAAVGDVTRLVEAVVNLDGTQPRYLYWREY
- a CDS encoding type IV pilus modification PilV family protein produces the protein MRTIGARGFTLLEVMIAVAIIAGVVFTVIGVVNNHLAVAGRDRDEGVAVLLGRQMLDDLDTRQDIPEKSNGTFAPVRPDYAWVMTSTATQVPGFRKVTVAISWDNARRTVSLVRYVAK
- a CDS encoding type II secretion system protein GspM, with amino-acid sequence MSALNRIRDTWNDMDRPTRLRWGYGVIAILALAVIFSFVYNRIGLLENKRQRREADLVEMLRLKGRYQEARSTSMRLANRLAAVRADDSPAKLVEETGIRGKSLRITPLKTELKNGFTEEAADIKIDSLTANEAVNLLHRIEKGQRPAIIRKALLRTRFDDPSKLDLTLTVALLRGAPQGAR
- the gspN gene encoding type II secretion system protein GspN yields the protein MTAQRWLAWGAGIIAGLLLILIFTLLLVPSRELEQLTVRWFARQGYDFSASDFGKAFPLGVSARGVTIADNRGPLLRLDTVRTRLELLPLLAGKVSVDVDGSIGAGQFDGTFRPRAGTGVFSARDVRLEDIPFFRTATDADIKGVMTADATLAGTGRSKGGEVKLAVKGAHIRGATISGVPLPDAVYETVRGMVRVAGGRATIDSFSLQGEDVYVRLSGTMPLMAPMGNSPLNLSLELMPRPAFLDRQKLVFTLLAKYLITPGHYRLPIRGTLSKPLLQ